A genomic segment from Clostridium pasteurianum BC1 encodes:
- the ispF gene encoding 2-C-methyl-D-erythritol 2,4-cyclodiphosphate synthase, protein MRIGLGYDVHKLVSDRKLILGGIEINYIKGLLGHSDADVLLHAIMDSILGAAALGDIGTHFPDNADKYKGISSLTLLNEVGKLIQSSGYKVGNIDATIIAQKPKMSPYIPEMRKNIADTLNISLAKVNVKATTEEGLGFTGSGEGISSQSICLLEEI, encoded by the coding sequence ATGAGAATAGGACTTGGATATGATGTACATAAATTGGTATCAGATAGAAAGCTTATACTTGGTGGAATTGAAATAAATTATATCAAGGGCTTATTAGGACATTCGGATGCTGATGTACTGCTGCACGCTATAATGGACAGTATATTAGGAGCTGCTGCCCTTGGGGATATAGGTACTCATTTTCCTGATAATGCTGATAAATACAAAGGTATAAGTAGCCTTACCTTGCTAAATGAGGTTGGAAAACTTATACAGTCTTCAGGATATAAGGTAGGCAATATAGATGCCACAATAATAGCTCAAAAGCCTAAAATGAGCCCATATATACCTGAAATGAGAAAAAATATAGCTGACACTCTTAATATATCCTTAGCTAAAGTAAATGTAAAAGCAACTACTGAAGAGGGGCTTGGATTTACAGGCAGTGGCGAAGGGATCTCTTCTCAAAGCATATGTCTTCTGGAGGAAATATAA
- a CDS encoding class D sortase, whose translation MKKFKIVGGILIAAGIIVISSAIGMRLWAAHKENAMINDFQRTIAQEDKKPNADASTDAQPPADTKAAIGVLTIPKINLKVAIGEGVDLGTLKYAVGHFKGTAMPGQKGNFCVAGHRSYTYSEYFNRLGEIKNGDIINVQAKSGTYTYKVYNISVVTPDHVEVLNPTSDATMTLITCTPIRIATHRLIINARLVEKQ comes from the coding sequence ATGAAAAAATTTAAAATAGTTGGAGGTATTCTTATTGCGGCGGGGATAATAGTAATTTCTTCAGCAATAGGTATGAGATTATGGGCAGCACATAAGGAAAATGCAATGATTAATGATTTTCAAAGGACAATTGCTCAGGAAGATAAGAAACCCAATGCAGATGCAAGTACAGATGCACAACCTCCAGCAGATACTAAAGCTGCTATTGGAGTACTTACAATACCAAAGATAAATTTAAAAGTAGCTATAGGAGAGGGCGTTGATTTAGGCACTTTAAAATATGCAGTAGGGCATTTTAAGGGAACAGCTATGCCAGGACAAAAAGGAAATTTTTGCGTAGCAGGACATAGAAGCTATACTTATAGTGAATATTTTAATAGATTAGGTGAAATTAAAAATGGTGACATAATTAATGTACAAGCTAAAAGTGGTACTTATACTTATAAAGTATATAATATTAGTGTTGTAACCCCTGATCATGTGGAAGTTTTAAATCCAACTTCAGATGCTACAATGACTCTTATTACGTGCACGCCTATAAGAATTGCAACCCATAGACTTATAATTAACGCGAGACTTGTTGAAAAACAATAA
- a CDS encoding polysaccharide deacetylase family protein, which yields MRTFKLRIVGIIVIILVLLCGIVTYNIITNKKNNNSSANNKQEILHKVSEIGVKKDEPKYNKLREFKGENLIHNDKQIPVLMYHSIADNSMVTDTASKSIILPPEAFKQQMQYLKDNGYTTLTLDELYNFLKNGKPVPEKSVVLTFDDAYEDNYTNAYPILKEFGFRATIFVITGGTDKIGAYLTSAQLKEMDANGIDIQSHTVNHEELDKLSLKEQQETLVQSKQFLEKLLNKKVDYIAYPYGKYNNFTEQAAQNAGYTMAFTINNGWANKDTNILFLNRVFVNALKGFDQFKERLTNPNYQ from the coding sequence GTGAGGACTTTTAAACTAAGAATAGTAGGTATAATTGTAATTATCTTAGTTTTGCTATGTGGTATAGTTACATATAATATAATTACTAACAAAAAAAATAATAATTCATCAGCCAATAATAAACAAGAAATTTTACATAAAGTTTCTGAAATTGGTGTAAAAAAAGATGAGCCTAAATATAATAAGCTGAGAGAGTTTAAGGGAGAAAATTTGATACATAATGACAAACAAATACCAGTACTTATGTATCACAGCATTGCTGATAATAGTATGGTAACTGATACTGCCAGTAAAAGTATTATCTTACCTCCGGAAGCTTTCAAGCAGCAAATGCAGTATCTGAAGGATAATGGGTATACTACTTTAACTTTAGATGAATTATATAATTTCTTAAAAAATGGCAAACCGGTTCCAGAAAAATCAGTGGTTTTAACCTTTGACGATGCTTATGAAGATAACTATACTAACGCATACCCTATACTTAAAGAGTTTGGTTTTAGAGCAACTATTTTTGTTATCACAGGCGGTACAGATAAAATTGGTGCATATTTAACTTCAGCCCAGTTAAAGGAAATGGATGCTAACGGAATTGATATACAGAGTCATACGGTAAATCATGAAGAGCTTGATAAATTGTCTTTGAAAGAGCAGCAGGAAACCTTGGTACAATCAAAACAGTTTCTTGAAAAGCTTCTAAATAAGAAAGTGGATTATATTGCATATCCTTATGGAAAATATAATAATTTTACTGAACAGGCAGCCCAAAATGCAGGGTATACTATGGCATTTACCATAAATAATGGGTGGGCAAATAAAGATACAAATATACTTTTCTTAAACAGGGTATTTGTTAATGCTCTAAAGGGCTTTGATCAATTTAAAGAAAGGCTCACTAATCCAAACTATCAATAA
- a CDS encoding anti-sigma-I factor RsgI family protein gives MDKITGAETVDLEEFKLKKNKSLPRLNKVKNPLIILFISIILLFIIAYYIYSYSSSLVIIDVGTSINLKVNKYGKVVDASSLTSGGNNIINESNVNNKNISEALIIILSKAEANNYIDPLDKNQFKHNISVFISGDTLDISKFSDEVKTKKLNLNINENGSEKNNR, from the coding sequence ATGGATAAAATTACTGGAGCAGAAACCGTAGATTTAGAGGAATTTAAACTAAAAAAAAATAAGTCTTTACCTAGACTCAATAAAGTTAAAAATCCTTTGATAATATTATTTATCTCAATAATACTATTATTCATTATTGCCTACTATATTTATTCATATTCTTCAAGCCTGGTGATTATAGATGTGGGCACATCTATAAATTTAAAAGTAAATAAATATGGGAAAGTAGTAGATGCATCCTCCCTAACTTCAGGTGGTAACAATATAATAAATGAAAGTAATGTTAATAACAAAAATATAAGCGAGGCACTAATAATTATTTTAAGTAAAGCTGAGGCTAATAATTATATAGATCCTTTAGACAAAAATCAATTTAAGCATAATATATCTGTTTTTATCTCTGGTGATACTTTAGACATATCTAAGTTTTCTGATGAGGTGAAAACTAAAAAACTGAATCTTAATATAAATGAAAATGGATCAGAAAAAAATAACAGGTAA